Proteins co-encoded in one Metabacillus sp. KUDC1714 genomic window:
- a CDS encoding carbohydrate ABC transporter permease — protein sequence MKKSLGEICFNIFNYTLLSVIAATMILPLLQLLAVSFSSPIAAESKQVFLFPMDFTLGTWKHILQNEVLWRSFGVTIYITVVGTFLSMLFTVLTAFPLSRREFLLKKPIMLAIVITMIFNAPMIPYFLTVRELGLMDTLWALIIPGLISTFNMIIVRTFFMGIPSDLDDAAKIDGCNDFRLLFQIYLPLSKPVLATIGLFYAVGFWNTFQPAVLFLRDQTLWPLQMRLRGYFISPEALAEVNLVMGDYDFNTITLKAATIIFATVPIVLVYPYLQKYFVKGAVLGSLKE from the coding sequence ATGAAAAAATCATTGGGAGAAATATGTTTTAACATATTTAACTACACGCTTCTTAGCGTCATTGCAGCAACGATGATTCTACCTTTGCTTCAGCTATTAGCTGTTTCGTTTAGCTCTCCAATTGCTGCTGAATCTAAACAGGTTTTCCTGTTCCCAATGGATTTTACGTTAGGGACATGGAAACATATCCTTCAGAATGAAGTGCTTTGGAGGTCCTTTGGAGTTACTATTTACATTACAGTTGTTGGTACTTTTTTAAGTATGTTATTTACAGTCTTAACCGCATTTCCATTGTCTAGAAGAGAATTTCTTCTAAAAAAGCCAATCATGCTTGCGATTGTCATCACGATGATTTTTAATGCACCAATGATTCCTTACTTCCTAACTGTAAGAGAGCTAGGATTGATGGATACATTATGGGCACTAATTATTCCAGGATTAATAAGTACCTTTAATATGATTATCGTCAGAACGTTTTTCATGGGAATACCAAGTGATCTAGATGATGCAGCAAAAATAGATGGCTGTAATGATTTCCGATTATTATTTCAGATCTATTTGCCTTTATCAAAACCTGTACTTGCAACAATCGGCCTGTTTTATGCGGTTGGCTTCTGGAATACGTTCCAACCGGCTGTACTGTTTTTACGTGACCAAACGTTATGGCCATTACAGATGAGACTTCGTGGTTATTTCATTTCACCGGAAGCTCTTGCTGAGGTCAATTTGGTTATGGGTGACTATGATTTCAATACGATAACTTTGAAAGCGGCAACAATTATTTTTGCGACAGTACCAATCGTATTGGTGTATCCATATTTACAAAAATATTTTGTAAAAGGTGCTGTCCTTGGGTCACTCAAGGAATAA
- a CDS encoding ABC transporter permease produces MYLENIKKNWMLYVMIVPGILYYIIFKYIPLFGSAIAFQDYQIFKGIFGSPWVGLENFKFIFSYQDFFQVLRNTVMIAFYQLIFGFPAPIILALLFNEIRLMFFKRTVQSLFYLPHFLSWVVVGGIVFELLAAEGIINAIRELFGAAPILFMQEEGYFRTIVVISGIWKGVGWGTIIYLAAITGINPNLYEAAVIDGANRWKQIRYITLPLLFPTILIMFLLNIGNFLELGFDQIFNLLTPMTYSVGDIIETYVYRAGVLQGQFSLTTAIGLFQSVVGFILLWVFNRLARKSEQGLW; encoded by the coding sequence ATGTATTTAGAAAACATAAAAAAAAATTGGATGCTTTATGTCATGATCGTTCCAGGGATTTTATATTACATTATCTTTAAGTACATTCCATTGTTTGGAAGTGCGATTGCATTTCAGGATTATCAAATTTTTAAAGGGATCTTTGGAAGTCCTTGGGTAGGGTTAGAGAATTTTAAGTTTATCTTTTCCTATCAAGATTTTTTTCAAGTCTTAAGGAACACAGTGATGATTGCTTTTTATCAGCTTATTTTTGGATTTCCTGCACCAATTATTTTAGCCTTGTTATTTAATGAAATACGATTAATGTTTTTTAAACGGACAGTGCAGAGCTTGTTTTATCTTCCTCATTTTTTATCATGGGTAGTTGTTGGTGGAATTGTCTTTGAATTGTTAGCGGCAGAAGGAATTATCAATGCTATTCGCGAGTTATTTGGAGCAGCACCAATTCTGTTTATGCAGGAAGAAGGTTATTTTCGTACGATTGTAGTCATCTCAGGTATATGGAAAGGTGTTGGGTGGGGAACAATCATCTATTTAGCAGCCATAACGGGAATTAACCCTAATTTATATGAAGCTGCTGTAATTGACGGTGCGAATCGATGGAAACAAATCAGATATATCACACTACCTTTGTTATTCCCTACCATTTTGATAATGTTTTTACTAAATATCGGAAATTTCTTAGAGCTTGGATTTGATCAAATCTTTAACCTATTAACACCGATGACATATTCAGTAGGGGACATCATTGAAACATATGTTTATCGAGCTGGGGTACTCCAAGGACAGTTTAGTTTAACAACGGCCATTGGTTTATTTCAATCTGTTGTAGGCTTTATCTTGCTTTGGGTTTTTAATAGGCTCGCAAGAAAATCAGAACAGGGGTTATGGTAA
- the guaA gene encoding glutamine-hydrolyzing GMP synthase, whose product MVVVLDFGSQYNQLITRRIREFGVYSELHPHTLTAEEIKKMNPKGVILSGGPNSVYGENAFSCDEAIFDLGIPVLGICYGMQLMTHTLGGKVEAADHREYGKATIDIHGKPSLFSDLPEQQVVWMSHGDLVKEIPQGFSVDAISTSCPYAAISNEERKFYGVQFHPEVRHSEFGNDLLKNFVFSICECAGNWSMENFIEMETDKLKAKVGNKKVLCALSGGVDSSVVAVLIHKAIGDQLTCIFVDHGLLRKNEAESVMKTFTEGFNMNVIKVDAKDRFLNKLKGVSDPEQKRKIIGNEFIYVFDDESAKLEGIEFLAQGTLYTDIIESGTATAQTIKSHHNVGGLPEDMEFELIEPLSTLFKDEVRALGTELGIPDEIVWRQPFPGPGLGIRVLGEISDEKLEIVRESDYILREEIKKAGLDRDIWQYFTVLPDIRSVGVMGDARTYDYTIGIRAVTSIDGMTSDWARIPWDVLEVISTRIVNEVKHINRVVYDITSKPPATIEWE is encoded by the coding sequence ATGGTAGTAGTTTTAGACTTCGGGAGTCAGTATAATCAATTAATTACTAGACGAATTCGCGAATTTGGAGTTTATAGTGAGTTGCATCCTCACACACTTACAGCTGAAGAGATTAAAAAAATGAATCCAAAAGGAGTCATTCTTTCAGGTGGACCTAATAGCGTATATGGTGAAAATGCTTTTAGTTGTGATGAAGCAATCTTTGATTTAGGGATTCCTGTTTTAGGTATTTGTTACGGAATGCAGCTTATGACACATACTCTTGGCGGAAAAGTTGAAGCAGCTGATCACCGTGAATATGGTAAAGCGACAATTGATATTCACGGAAAGCCTTCGCTTTTCTCTGACTTACCAGAGCAACAAGTTGTTTGGATGAGTCATGGTGATCTTGTAAAAGAAATCCCTCAAGGGTTTAGTGTAGATGCTATAAGTACATCATGTCCATATGCAGCAATTAGTAATGAAGAGCGTAAGTTTTATGGCGTTCAATTCCATCCAGAAGTACGCCACTCTGAATTTGGAAATGACCTTTTGAAAAACTTTGTATTTTCTATTTGTGAGTGTGCAGGTAACTGGTCAATGGAGAACTTCATTGAGATGGAAACTGACAAATTGAAGGCAAAAGTAGGTAATAAAAAGGTATTATGCGCGTTAAGTGGTGGTGTTGATTCATCAGTTGTAGCGGTATTAATCCATAAAGCTATTGGTGACCAATTAACATGTATCTTTGTTGATCATGGTCTATTGCGGAAAAATGAAGCTGAGAGTGTAATGAAGACATTCACTGAAGGCTTTAATATGAATGTTATAAAAGTTGACGCAAAAGATCGCTTCTTAAACAAATTAAAGGGTGTTTCAGATCCTGAACAAAAACGTAAAATCATCGGAAATGAATTTATTTACGTTTTTGATGATGAATCAGCTAAATTAGAAGGTATTGAATTCTTAGCTCAAGGTACACTTTACACTGATATCATTGAGAGTGGTACAGCAACAGCGCAAACAATTAAATCTCATCATAATGTTGGCGGCCTTCCAGAAGATATGGAATTTGAATTAATAGAGCCATTAAGCACGTTATTTAAAGATGAGGTTCGTGCATTAGGTACAGAGCTAGGAATTCCAGATGAAATTGTCTGGAGACAACCTTTCCCTGGTCCTGGACTAGGTATTAGAGTACTTGGTGAAATTTCTGATGAAAAACTTGAAATTGTTCGTGAATCTGACTATATCTTACGTGAGGAAATTAAAAAGGCTGGTCTAGATCGTGATATTTGGCAGTACTTCACAGTTTTGCCTGACATTCGTAGTGTTGGGGTAATGGGAGATGCGAGAACTTATGATTATACAATCGGTATCCGTGCAGTTACGTCTATTGATGGTATGACATCTGACTGGGCACGAATTCCATGGGATGTATTAGAGGTTATTTCAACAAGAATCGTTAATGAAGTAAAACATATTAACCGTGTTGTGTACGATATTACTAGTAAGCCACCTGCAACAATTGAGTGGGAGTAA
- a CDS encoding NCS2 family permease, whose translation MKKYFQFDELGTTYRREVIGGLTTFLSMAYILFVNPTTLSMSSIPDLPAEMRMDPGAVFTATAIAAAIGSLLMGLLAKYPIALAPGMGLNAFFSFTVVLTMGVPWQTALSGVLVSGLIFTLLTLSGLREKIINSIPAELKFAVGAGIGLFITFIGFQNAGIIVNNDATLVGLGDLSNPQTLLAIFGVVLTIILMVRGVKGGIFYGMLITAIIGMFFNQIDVPDKIVGSIPSLAPTFGQAFMNLDQIFTIQMLVVILTFLFVDFFDTAGTLVAVANQAGLMKENKLPRGGKALFADSAATVVGSILGTSTTTSYIESSAGVAAGARSGFASVVTAVLFLLALFFSPLLGVITPAVTAPALIIVGILMVSSLGKIDWERFEIAVPAFLIIITMPLAYSIATGIAIGFIFYPITMALKGRAKEIHPIMYGLFVVFVLYFIFIL comes from the coding sequence ATGAAGAAGTATTTTCAATTTGATGAATTAGGTACTACTTATCGCCGTGAAGTTATTGGTGGATTAACGACTTTCTTATCGATGGCATATATTTTGTTCGTAAATCCAACTACATTGTCAATGAGCTCGATCCCTGATTTACCAGCAGAAATGAGAATGGATCCAGGTGCGGTCTTTACAGCTACTGCGATTGCTGCAGCAATTGGTTCTCTATTAATGGGCCTTTTAGCAAAGTATCCAATTGCGCTTGCTCCAGGTATGGGATTAAACGCATTTTTCTCTTTCACAGTTGTATTAACGATGGGCGTACCTTGGCAAACTGCTTTGTCTGGTGTGTTGGTATCGGGTTTAATTTTTACTCTACTTACTTTGTCGGGCTTACGCGAAAAAATCATTAATTCAATTCCTGCAGAACTAAAATTTGCTGTAGGAGCTGGAATTGGACTTTTCATTACATTTATCGGGTTTCAAAATGCAGGTATTATTGTAAATAATGATGCAACACTTGTTGGATTAGGAGATTTATCAAACCCACAAACACTTCTAGCTATATTTGGAGTGGTTCTTACAATCATACTAATGGTTCGTGGCGTTAAAGGTGGAATTTTCTACGGAATGCTGATTACGGCAATTATAGGAATGTTCTTTAATCAAATTGACGTACCTGATAAGATTGTCGGTTCGATCCCAAGCTTAGCGCCAACATTCGGGCAAGCATTTATGAACTTGGATCAAATTTTTACAATACAAATGCTGGTTGTTATCTTAACTTTCTTATTTGTAGATTTCTTTGATACTGCAGGTACTTTAGTAGCGGTAGCGAATCAAGCTGGTTTAATGAAGGAAAACAAATTACCAAGAGGAGGGAAAGCGTTGTTTGCTGATTCAGCAGCAACAGTTGTAGGTTCCATTTTAGGGACATCAACTACTACTTCTTATATTGAATCCTCTGCAGGAGTTGCGGCAGGTGCTCGTTCCGGATTTGCTTCAGTAGTAACAGCAGTTCTCTTCTTGCTAGCATTATTCTTTTCTCCATTATTAGGAGTTATTACACCTGCAGTAACTGCACCAGCTTTAATTATTGTAGGTATATTAATGGTTTCGTCATTAGGGAAGATTGATTGGGAACGTTTTGAAATTGCAGTTCCAGCATTTTTAATAATTATTACAATGCCATTAGCATATAGTATTGCAACTGGTATTGCGATTGGATTCATCTTCTATCCTATTACAATGGCTCTTAAAGGCAGGGCTAAAGAAATACATCCAATAATGTACGGATTGTTTGTTGTTTTTGTTTTGTATTTTATCTTCATATTATAG
- a CDS encoding transglutaminase TgpA family protein: MTTQISHDGKATAFVYYLFAFMLLWEWLRPLQEFTDTANTFIFVFFIGISFLLIFFKSRWYVTFPVKIIIILFMLHGLYFEGVFFSFLWVKELVKDIMFNISLIPGVDWEIMTPSFRSFLFFILLWLLVYLIHYWILFQKRIFVFFVLTLLYITVLDTFTPYDATFAIVRTVLIGFFMLGLLYFDRLKKIENLKVNGMASFRWILPLFAFIFLSMFLAFLAPKASPQWPDPVPYIAAIGREDEDEGGLKKIGYSQNDEKLGGGFIGDDTEVFTHVSTDRHYWRIETKDVYTGKGWEVSDPEASLEELKLDELNWTDDRVETKSLESTITIDKSYRHLHVMYPLGITSVQTDNNMGFYFNRNTELITPFQEDEGSRAEFMTYEVGYELPSYPLNEMRKEQKFSNVPEGFIERYTQLPDSLPSRVRDLAVQLTANADNQFDQAKAIENYLGSVEFTYDKEEVAIPGEDQDYVDQFLFETLKGYCDNFSTSMIVLLRSIDIPARWVKGYTEGDFINNVTSTEKEYQVTNNNAHSWVEIYFDGVGWVPFEPTKGFVNPYDLTFDYKNTEVEQDQIGEEDSSTEKEEQEQKPTPEKPEKEEQGTTASSDNKGLSLFNFQLGSVSLYGTLLFILLLGFAIYKTRMKWLPKFIINKYKKRTDDEVFFQAYESLLKQFDRYGIKRKESQTLREYAHYIDRYFNIVHMTALTRNYEKALYRRDNAKEEWQRSVELWENLIKRTSS, from the coding sequence GTGACAACTCAAATTTCTCATGATGGGAAAGCAACTGCCTTCGTCTATTACTTATTTGCGTTTATGCTGTTATGGGAGTGGCTAAGACCACTTCAAGAATTTACAGATACTGCAAATACGTTTATTTTTGTTTTCTTTATCGGAATAAGTTTCTTACTTATTTTCTTTAAATCTCGTTGGTATGTTACTTTTCCAGTGAAGATAATTATCATTTTATTTATGCTACATGGTCTCTATTTCGAAGGTGTGTTTTTTAGTTTCCTTTGGGTAAAAGAGCTAGTTAAGGATATTATGTTTAATATCAGTTTAATTCCAGGTGTTGACTGGGAAATTATGACTCCTTCTTTTAGATCATTCTTGTTTTTTATTTTATTATGGTTACTAGTTTACTTGATTCATTATTGGATTCTATTTCAAAAACGTATATTTGTTTTCTTTGTGTTAACGCTTCTGTATATAACTGTTTTAGATACTTTTACACCATATGATGCCACATTCGCAATTGTACGAACTGTATTAATTGGATTTTTCATGCTTGGTTTGCTTTATTTTGATCGTCTAAAAAAGATAGAAAACTTAAAAGTGAATGGAATGGCATCCTTCCGTTGGATATTACCACTATTTGCCTTCATTTTCCTGTCAATGTTTCTAGCGTTTTTAGCACCGAAGGCTTCGCCGCAATGGCCAGATCCCGTCCCATATATTGCAGCTATTGGGCGAGAAGATGAAGATGAAGGTGGTTTGAAGAAAATTGGTTACAGCCAAAATGATGAGAAGCTTGGTGGAGGTTTTATCGGGGACGATACAGAGGTTTTTACACATGTATCAACAGATCGACATTATTGGCGGATTGAAACGAAAGACGTTTACACTGGGAAAGGGTGGGAGGTATCTGACCCAGAAGCAAGCCTAGAGGAACTAAAACTTGATGAATTAAATTGGACTGATGATAGAGTAGAGACGAAAAGTTTGGAATCGACAATAACCATTGATAAAAGCTATCGCCATCTCCATGTGATGTATCCCCTTGGCATAACATCTGTTCAAACGGATAACAATATGGGTTTTTATTTTAATCGAAATACCGAATTAATTACTCCTTTCCAGGAAGATGAGGGTTCACGGGCGGAGTTTATGACCTATGAAGTTGGTTATGAACTCCCTTCATATCCCCTTAATGAAATGAGGAAGGAGCAAAAGTTTTCTAATGTTCCTGAAGGGTTTATTGAACGATACACACAATTACCTGATTCACTACCTAGCCGTGTGAGGGATCTTGCAGTTCAGTTAACTGCAAATGCAGATAATCAATTCGATCAAGCAAAGGCAATTGAGAATTATTTAGGGTCAGTTGAATTCACATATGATAAGGAAGAAGTCGCCATCCCAGGGGAAGATCAAGATTATGTTGATCAATTTTTATTTGAAACATTAAAGGGGTATTGTGATAACTTTTCAACATCAATGATTGTTTTATTACGTTCAATTGATATCCCTGCAAGATGGGTCAAAGGTTATACAGAAGGGGATTTCATTAATAACGTAACTAGTACTGAAAAGGAATATCAGGTTACAAATAATAATGCCCATTCATGGGTTGAAATCTATTTTGATGGTGTTGGCTGGGTTCCTTTTGAACCAACTAAAGGTTTTGTAAATCCTTATGATCTTACTTTTGACTATAAGAATACTGAAGTCGAACAAGATCAGATAGGGGAGGAAGATTCCAGTACTGAAAAAGAGGAACAAGAGCAAAAACCAACACCAGAAAAACCTGAGAAGGAAGAGCAAGGAACAACTGCCTCCTCAGACAATAAAGGATTAAGCTTGTTTAACTTTCAATTAGGTAGTGTTAGTTTATATGGCACGCTTTTGTTTATTCTTTTACTTGGTTTTGCAATTTATAAAACTAGAATGAAATGGCTGCCAAAATTTATAATTAATAAATACAAAAAACGTACGGATGATGAAGTATTTTTCCAAGCATATGAGTCACTATTAAAACAATTTGATCGTTACGGAATAAAAAGAAAGGAAAGCCAAACCTTACGAGAATATGCTCATTATATTGATCGTTATTTTAATATTGTGCATATGACAGCATTGACGAGAAACTATGAAAAGGCATTGTATCGTCGAGATAATGCAAAAGAGGAATGGCAAAGATCAGTTGAATTGTGGGAAAATTTAATTAAAAGGACATCATCTTGA
- a CDS encoding Gfo/Idh/MocA family protein, translating into MKKRYAICGVSGRALGMFAKPIATTFSQSCEIVGVLDRDAKRFELFETRFPDHTHVKKYGESEFDRMVEETKPDVIIVAGRDDSHAKYIIAALRRDLDVITEKPMVTTGEDCRRVLDAERASKGKVTVTFNYRYAPIHTKIKELIMEGKIGRVTSIDLNWYLDTHHGSSYFKRWNRLRELSGGLSIHKSTHHFDLVNWWIDQKPVEVFAYGALNYYGPEGEFNPSKEDGRHCETCKYTEDCAYYSRWNSRKEKIQVPDDHLGSLVGEDKTYPYTNYRPDQCIFDSEINIEDTYSATVKYDGGALLSYSVNFSLPYEGYRLAINGTKGRLETVEYHTQSRIPFPTSKQTIEYFPLFGSKDTIHVIHREGGHGGGDPLLLEDLFIGEDRRRQYNILSGAIDGAYSVSTGEAVWKSVKEHRPITIDEILKQQEYSSSGEMN; encoded by the coding sequence ATGAAAAAAAGATATGCTATTTGCGGTGTAAGCGGCAGAGCTTTAGGGATGTTTGCGAAGCCGATTGCGACTACATTTTCTCAAAGTTGTGAAATAGTTGGGGTATTAGATCGTGATGCTAAAAGATTCGAATTATTTGAAACTAGATTCCCAGATCATACTCATGTAAAAAAGTATGGAGAATCGGAATTTGATCGTATGGTTGAAGAAACAAAGCCAGATGTCATCATTGTTGCTGGACGTGATGACAGTCATGCGAAGTACATAATTGCAGCCCTCCGTCGTGATCTTGATGTCATTACAGAAAAACCAATGGTCACTACAGGTGAAGATTGTAGAAGGGTTTTAGATGCAGAGCGGGCTAGTAAAGGTAAGGTAACGGTCACCTTCAATTACAGATATGCACCAATACATACCAAGATTAAAGAATTAATTATGGAAGGAAAGATAGGAAGAGTTACATCTATTGATTTGAATTGGTATCTTGATACACATCATGGGTCAAGTTATTTCAAAAGGTGGAACAGGTTAAGGGAACTTTCAGGTGGACTATCCATTCATAAGAGCACACACCATTTTGATTTGGTCAATTGGTGGATTGATCAAAAGCCTGTTGAGGTTTTTGCATACGGTGCTCTTAATTACTATGGTCCAGAAGGCGAATTTAATCCTAGTAAAGAGGATGGTAGACATTGCGAAACGTGTAAATATACGGAGGACTGTGCATATTACTCTAGATGGAACTCAAGAAAAGAAAAGATACAAGTTCCAGATGATCACCTGGGTTCACTAGTAGGAGAGGATAAAACTTACCCTTATACAAATTATCGACCTGATCAATGTATATTTGATTCTGAAATAAATATCGAGGATACCTATTCAGCAACTGTTAAGTACGATGGAGGCGCACTACTTAGTTACTCCGTTAATTTTTCTCTTCCATATGAAGGCTACCGTCTTGCGATCAATGGAACAAAGGGTAGGTTGGAAACAGTGGAATACCATACACAAAGTCGAATTCCATTTCCTACATCAAAACAAACAATCGAATATTTCCCTTTATTTGGTTCGAAGGACACGATTCATGTTATACATCGTGAAGGAGGTCATGGGGGGGGAGATCCACTACTACTAGAAGATCTTTTTATTGGAGAAGATCGACGTAGACAATACAATATATTGTCTGGAGCCATTGACGGAGCATATTCTGTGTCAACTGGTGAAGCTGTCTGGAAATCAGTGAAAGAGCACCGTCCAATCACAATCGACGAAATTCTTAAACAACAGGAGTACTCATCAAGTGGGGAGATGAATTGA
- a CDS encoding extracellular solute-binding protein gives MFKSNRKSLLFILFALMLVIGTLAGCTNNKEVDSTSEGNSSEEVNKVKVFKSHMGKGVLPGSDDPHVQKILEATGVQYELMSTPAGSDPVEYLNLMFASEDYPDIFRPIGGFDQTLISQGAALPLDDLLPKYAPNVWKNIPKEAWDVVRSATPDGKIYYVPKVYLVPERAALIRQDWVDAVGMEMPETVEEYKELLKAFRDKDPNGNGKQDEIPTSGREFGKWMDHLFAIYGVAMWEGVPEWDIYEGEIQYAGVTKNMKAAISFIRDLYEENLLDNETFLNKGEVWTAKINTNLVGSWYHLPANLRDRHNAMLEGAPDAYVTGMPLPKAEGFEGYITQKSMGEPEWMIPAASEEKAADALKLLDFFYDTENNEFITYGIEGAQHKVEGGKKVLLPPTDETPIALGMRNLITKEDMDIRIEETMEDYQKQMVRDIFEVSTADARRIAGDGLPATVYEGFPDIQSHKLFQEYLTKIVIGEWPIEKFDEFVDRWYQAGGDKVTERVQEWYDRVNKK, from the coding sequence ATGTTTAAGAGTAACAGAAAGTCATTATTATTCATACTATTTGCCTTGATGCTTGTTATCGGTACTCTTGCTGGTTGTACCAATAATAAGGAAGTAGATAGTACGTCTGAAGGCAATTCATCAGAAGAAGTTAATAAAGTAAAAGTATTTAAAAGTCATATGGGAAAAGGAGTTCTTCCTGGTTCTGATGACCCGCATGTTCAAAAAATATTAGAAGCTACAGGTGTTCAATATGAATTGATGTCAACACCTGCTGGCTCTGATCCAGTTGAATACTTAAATTTGATGTTTGCATCAGAAGATTATCCTGATATCTTCCGCCCAATAGGTGGATTTGACCAAACCTTAATAAGTCAAGGTGCAGCACTGCCTTTAGATGATCTACTGCCAAAATATGCACCAAATGTATGGAAAAATATCCCGAAGGAAGCGTGGGATGTTGTGCGTTCTGCTACCCCTGATGGGAAAATCTATTATGTACCAAAGGTATACCTTGTTCCAGAACGGGCTGCATTGATTCGTCAAGATTGGGTTGATGCAGTGGGGATGGAAATGCCTGAAACAGTAGAAGAGTATAAAGAACTATTAAAGGCTTTTCGGGATAAAGACCCAAATGGAAATGGAAAACAAGATGAAATTCCTACCTCAGGAAGGGAATTTGGTAAATGGATGGATCACTTATTTGCAATCTATGGTGTTGCAATGTGGGAAGGTGTACCTGAATGGGATATTTATGAAGGTGAAATTCAATATGCTGGTGTTACAAAAAATATGAAAGCTGCTATTTCATTTATCCGTGATTTATATGAAGAAAACCTACTAGATAATGAAACATTTTTAAATAAAGGTGAGGTTTGGACAGCCAAGATCAATACAAATTTAGTAGGTAGTTGGTACCATTTACCTGCTAACTTACGTGATCGTCACAATGCAATGCTTGAAGGAGCACCAGATGCTTATGTTACTGGAATGCCACTTCCAAAAGCAGAAGGATTTGAAGGGTATATCACGCAAAAAAGCATGGGAGAACCAGAGTGGATGATTCCTGCTGCATCTGAGGAAAAGGCTGCTGATGCTCTAAAATTATTAGACTTCTTCTATGATACTGAAAATAACGAATTTATCACATATGGTATTGAAGGAGCACAACATAAAGTAGAGGGGGGGAAAAAGGTATTACTGCCTCCAACCGATGAAACACCAATCGCATTAGGAATGAGAAATTTAATAACCAAAGAGGACATGGATATTCGTATCGAAGAAACAATGGAAGACTATCAAAAACAAATGGTTAGGGATATCTTTGAAGTAAGTACTGCAGACGCGCGAAGAATTGCTGGAGACGGTTTACCAGCTACAGTTTACGAAGGATTTCCAGATATTCAGTCCCATAAATTATTCCAAGAATATTTAACAAAAATTGTTATCGGTGAGTGGCCGATTGAGAAGTTCGATGAATTTGTGGATAGATGGTATCAAGCAGGTGGAGATAAAGTAACCGAAAGAGTACAGGAATGGTATGACAGAGTAAACAAGAAATAA